The proteins below come from a single Stomoxys calcitrans chromosome 1, idStoCalc2.1, whole genome shotgun sequence genomic window:
- the LOC106091062 gene encoding digestive cysteine proteinase 1 → MRLALIFAIFGLAIPALATKPPRWDANYIVKGTLYIPYAEIAEPFYAWYDKNTNRSRIDYYGGMVKTYQLANEHPYGTSLKLAPITTREELNKVTCLQLNGTAESPVEIQSILPYVKDFTLMGTETFLGFTCDKFRLEETIGQKKNVYTLWVRYKKSPHYPASRMPIPVRYEMRGYNTLLGSHYDHYYLDYDSYDHDDIPNEVFELEDGMECMAFPGPGKGHYATFNPMQEFVHPSINHHVDHAFEEFKNKHNVDYRTENEHEYRKNVFRQNLRFIHSKNRAKLSYTLAINHLADKTDEELKSRRGFRSSGVYNTGKPFPYKKEKLRDNLPEQYDWRIYGAVTPVKDQSVCGSCWSFGTIGHIEGAYFLKNGGNLVRLSQQALIDCSWQYGNNGCDGGEDFRAYQWMMEMGGIPTEEEYGPYLGQDGYCHAKNVSLVAPITGFVNVTANDPDAFKIALLKHGPLSVAIDASPKTFSFYSHGVYYEPTCKNGLDELDHAVLAVGYGSINGEDYWLVKNSWSTYWGNDGYILMSARKNNCGVMTMPTYVEM, encoded by the exons CCTTGGCCACAAAACCTCCTCGCTGGGATGCCAATTACATCGTGAAGGGAACTTTATACATACCCTATGCCGAAATAGCCGAACCTTTCTATGCCTGGTATGATAAAAACACCAATCGTTCTCGTATCGATTACTATGGAGGTATGGTGAAAACCTATCAGTTGGCCAATGAACATCCCTATGGTACATCATTGAAACTGGCACCAATTACGACACGCGAGGAGCTCAATAAAGTCACTTGCTTGCAATTAAATGGCACTGCAGAAAGTCCGGTTGAGATTCAATCGATACTGCCATATGTAAAGGATTTCACTTTGATGGGCACAGAGACATTTTTGGGTTTTACTTGTGACAAATTCCGTTTGGAGGAAACCATTGgtcaaaagaaaaatgtttacacATTGTGGGTGCGCTATAAGAAATCTCCCCATTATCCAGCTTCAAGAATGCCAATTCCAGTTCGTTACGAAATGAGAGGCTACAACACTTTGTTGGGTTCACATTATGACCATTACTATTTGGACTATGACAGCTATGATCATGATGATATTCCCAATGAGGTTTTTGAGCTTGAAGATGGAATGGAATGTATGGCTTTCCCAGGTCCAGGCAAGGGCCATTATGCCACTTTTAATCCCATGCAAGAATTTGTGCATCCCTCAATAAATCATCATGTTGATCATGCCTTTGAAGAAttcaaaaataaacataatGTGGATTATCGCACAGAAAATGAGCACGAGTACCGTAAGAatgtctttaggcaaaatttgaGATTTATTCATTCAAAGAATCGTGCGAAATTGAGCTATACCTTGGCTATAAATCATTTGGCCGATAAGACAGATGAAGAATTGAAATCACGAAGAGGCTTCCGATCTTCGGGTGTATACAATACTGGTAAGCCCTTTCCTTATAAAAAGGAAAAGCTAAGGGATAATTTGCCGGAGCAATATGACTGGCGTATTTATGGAGCGGTGACCCCAGTAAAAG ATCAATCTGTTTGCGGTTCTTGCTGGTCCTTTGGCACCATTGGTCACATTGAGGGAGCCTATTTCCTCAAGAATGGCGGTAATTTGGTTAGACTTTCTCAACAGGCCTTGATAGATTGCTCGTGGCAATATGGCAACAATGGCTGTGATGGCGGCGAAGACTTCCGTGCTTATCAATGGATGATGGAGATGGGTGGCATACCCACAGAAGAGGAATATGGTCCCTATTTGGGTCAGGATGGCTATTGTCATGCCAAAAATGTCTCACTTGTAGCACCCATTACGGGTTTTGTAAATGTAACCGCCAATGATCCTGATGCATTTAAAATTGCTCTGCTGAAGCATGGTCCCCTGTCGGTAGCCATTGATGCCTCACCCAAAACCTTTAGTTTCTACTCCCATGGTGTTTACTATGAACCCACCTGCAAGAATGGGCTTGATGAATTGGATCATGCTGTATTGGCGGTGGGCTATGGCTCCATTAATGGTGAAGACTATTGGCTGGTAAAGAACTCATGGTCCACCTATTGGGGCAATGATGGATATATACTAATGTCGGCGCGTAAAAATAACTGCGGTGTCATGACTATGCCCACGTATGTGGAAATGTAA